Below is a window of Halogeometricum rufum DNA.
CCTGCGGGCGAACGTGGCCGTCTTCGAGGATTTCACCGGCGAGACCCGCGAACTCGTCTTCGAGTTGGCGGAGGGCGTCGCCGACGGTTCGCACCTCGTAGTCGCGTTCGATAGTCTTCGACCCCACCGCTTCCCGGAAGTTCGCGAAGAACCGCATCTGCACCGTCATACCGCTAGATGCGTCGCGGCGGACTAAAAGTGCGCGCCCTCGTGTTCACCGCTTGTCGAACCGGATGCCGTCCTCGACGAGGCGGTAGTTCCGCTCGCGTTCGACGTGTTCGTCCAGCCAATCGTACTCGCGGATCTGCGCGACGAGGTCTGCCTGGAGGTTCCGCCACGCGACGGCGTAGATGGGCGATTGCCCCCACGCGCGGAGTTCGGGCACGAACTCGTCGTACGTCTCCATCCGGTCTTCGAGGTGTTCGATGGCGTCGACGGCGTAGCCGGCCGCCTCGGCGTCCGACGTCGCCCTCTCGAACGCCTCGTTCAGACTCGACTCGATGCCCTCGACCGCGCGTTGCATGTCCGACGCGGCGTTCGCACCGTCCTCGGGGAGCGAATCGAGAATCGGCTGGGGGACGCCGAGCGAGATGTGCCGGTCGCTGGTGTCGTCTGCCATACGAGGAGAGTGGCTACGCGGCGTCAAAAAGCCCGGGGAGGCGGTGATGCGCCCGACTCACTCCGACCGCGTCCCGACGACAGGGCTCTGTCGGAATCCTCAGTTGCTGATACTTTGTTAAGACAGTGCTGAATACAGCGCGCGTATCGGTCATCGTTCTAATCGCGACGAGTGGCGCGACTGACACTCTCGGTGCAGGCCGACGGTTGATTTTTCAGCTGTCCTATAGCTCCAGAGGTTCACATGTCGAACGAGACGGAGCGGATCAACGAGCGAGTAGTACGTGGACTACGAATCGTTCGCCAGCGGTGACATCGAAGGCATCCGGGCCAGCATGGCCTCCGATATCGAGTTTCGTATGCCCGGTGGATTACGCCGGTGGGGGAACGTTCTATGGATTCGACGAAATCGTCGACGACGTCTTTGCTCGCCAGAGGAAGGACTGGGAGAACGTATCAGTGGTTCCAGCGCGGTACATCGGGGACGGTGATACCGTCATCGCGCTCTTCGAGTGGAGTGGCACCTCCAGCGAGACGGGGAAGTCAGTGGTGGTCGAGGGCGCGCACGTCTTCGATTTCGAGGATGGAACGATTACTCAGTGGATATCGTTTGCCGATACCGCAATGTTCGACGCCGCGCTCGAAGCCTGATTACGCTCCCAGCCACTGCACACCCGAGAGACCCGTCGATTCGTCGTTTCCAGTTCGAAGCTGGGAGGTGGTATTTCTCGACTCAGCAGGTCTATCTGCCGCGTTGAATAGCGCCTCCTAAGCGAGGCTGAGGTCAGACAGTTCTCAAGATCGGCACCGAGACCACCCAAGCAGCAGGATCAGAGCACAACCGCTCGCGGAGACACCGCTATTCAACAGAGCAGGTCTATCGAACACCTAATAGCCTAAACTCTCACCGAGCGCCCGTGGAAACGGAGCCGTCCCCGGACTCGTAAAGCGGGAACACCACGTGGAACGTCGTGATATCGAGATTCCGTACGTCGGGGGCGTCTCGGAGTTTGGCGTGAATCTCCGACTCGAACAACGCGTCGCGTGACGCTTCGGAGTCGAAGAGGTAGATTCCTCCAACCCGTCCACTGTCCTCGTCGTGAACGTAGAACTTCTGCAGGAGTCCATCCATGTCGCGGAACTGCTGGGCTCGCGCTCGAAATCGGGTCTCGATCTGCTCGAGAGACAGTTCCGACTCGAACGTGATGCTCACGATCTCCATCAGGCTCCTGGCCGTACGTTCGGAGCAAGGTGGAACACGTTCTCCGGGTCCCACTCCGCCTTGACCATCGCGAGTCGCTCGTACGTCTCCGTCCCGAAAGCGTCACGAACGCCAGCCTGCCCCTCGTCGGGGCTAGTGGCATTGAGGTACACGCCTCCGGTCGCGTGCGACGCGAGGTCCTCGAACACCCCTCGGGCCCATCCGGTGTGGGTCTCGTCCTCGTCGGGGTCGCGCCAGCGAGCCTGGATGATCAAGACCCACTCGGCATCGCGGTACTGGTACGGGGTGGAGTCGGCCGGCCGACGCGAGATTTCGCGGCCGAGCGCCATCATACTGATAGCCGTCTCGGGCGAGGCGATGTCCGCGGCACGCTCGCAGATGACTCCGATGGCCTCCTCGCTCAGCTCCGCGAGATAGTGTGTCTTCCAGTAGTTGCGCGCGCCGAGACCAGCGACCGCGTCGAACATCGTCTGGAACACCGTGTACGGTTTCGGTCCGACGGCGTCGGCGATCGGTTCCCCGATCGCACGGATCGGTGCGAGCACCTCTTCGCCAGCGGACACGTCACCGCCGTACATCACCGTCACGATGAGCACCGACTGGCCGTGAACCTCCTCGGGGAGGAAGGGAGCAGGTGGCGCCTTCCGAATCGCCATGGTACACCCGATTTCGTCCGGGCCCGCCCGAATAACGTCAGTGACCGCAGCCATCACGTCGGGAGCGTCCGCGACATCGTAGACGATGGGGCCCGCCAGGACAGTCGGTTCGAGTTCGTGAAGACCGAACTCGAACGCCGTCACGACACCGAAGTTGCCGCCGCCACCACGGAGCGCCCAGAACAGCTCGGAGTTCTCGCTCTCGCTCGCGGTGACGAACTCCCCGTCGGCGGTCACCAGCTCGACCGACCGAAGGCTGTCGACGGTCAACCCGAGTGAGCGTGACAGGTACCCGAACCCGCCGCCCAGCGTCAGCCCACTGATTCCGACCAGAGAGATGAAGCCCCCTGGAAGGACGAGCCCGTGTGCCTGCGTCTCGACGTCCACGTCGTGGAGCAGCGCCCCGGGTTCGACCCACGCCCGCTTGCCGTCGGGGTTCACACGAACCGACTTCATCGCCGAGCAGTCGATCATCAGCCCGCCGTCGGTGACAGCGTGTCCAGCCACGTGGTGTCCCCCGCCGCGGATGGAGATCTCGAGACTCCGTTCACGAGCGAATCGAACGGCGGCCATCACGTCGGCAGCCCCGAGCGGTCGAACGACGACGGCCGGATGTCTATCGATCGCCGCATTCCAAATCGATCT
It encodes the following:
- a CDS encoding ubiquitin-like small modifier protein 1, whose amino-acid sequence is MTVQMRFFANFREAVGSKTIERDYEVRTVGDALRQLEDEFAGLAGEILEDGHVRPQVNVLLNGRDVEHEQGVETALGDDDTLSIFPPVAGGASD
- a CDS encoding nuclear transport factor 2 family protein yields the protein MDYAGGGTFYGFDEIVDDVFARQRKDWENVSVVPARYIGDGDTVIALFEWSGTSSETGKSVVVEGAHVFDFEDGTITQWISFADTAMFDAALEA
- a CDS encoding YdhR family protein, whose protein sequence is MEIVSITFESELSLEQIETRFRARAQQFRDMDGLLQKFYVHDEDSGRVGGIYLFDSEASRDALFESEIHAKLRDAPDVRNLDITTFHVVFPLYESGDGSVSTGAR
- a CDS encoding FAD-binding oxidoreductase, with protein sequence MSNDEIDALRSGFRGAVLLPTEEGYDEARSIWNAAIDRHPAVVVRPLGAADVMAAVRFARERSLEISIRGGGHHVAGHAVTDGGLMIDCSAMKSVRVNPDGKRAWVEPGALLHDVDVETQAHGLVLPGGFISLVGISGLTLGGGFGYLSRSLGLTVDSLRSVELVTADGEFVTASESENSELFWALRGGGGNFGVVTAFEFGLHELEPTVLAGPIVYDVADAPDVMAAVTDVIRAGPDEIGCTMAIRKAPPAPFLPEEVHGQSVLIVTVMYGGDVSAGEEVLAPIRAIGEPIADAVGPKPYTVFQTMFDAVAGLGARNYWKTHYLAELSEEAIGVICERAADIASPETAISMMALGREISRRPADSTPYQYRDAEWVLIIQARWRDPDEDETHTGWARGVFEDLASHATGGVYLNATSPDEGQAGVRDAFGTETYERLAMVKAEWDPENVFHLAPNVRPGA